One window of the Methyloceanibacter stevinii genome contains the following:
- the lipB gene encoding lipoyl(octanoyl) transferase LipB codes for MARPTPPLEWIVAPAPVPYEEALAFMDARVAAIADGREAECVWLLEHPPLYTAGTSADPAELVDPDRFPIYEAGRGGRYTYHGPGQRVAYVMLDLKARGRDVRRLVTGLEDWLIATLSALGVAGERSDSGVGVFVGEAKIASIGVRIRRWVSFHGVSLNVSPNLEHFSGIVPCGLHGTPVTSLEALGAETDMARVDTALRTSFEKVFGLPAA; via the coding sequence GTGGCGCGCCCCACCCCGCCCTTGGAGTGGATCGTGGCGCCCGCCCCCGTCCCCTACGAGGAGGCTCTCGCCTTCATGGACGCGCGCGTCGCGGCGATCGCAGACGGGCGCGAGGCCGAATGTGTCTGGCTCCTCGAGCACCCGCCCCTTTATACGGCCGGCACCAGCGCCGATCCGGCCGAGCTGGTCGACCCGGACCGCTTCCCGATCTACGAAGCCGGACGCGGCGGGCGCTACACCTATCACGGGCCGGGCCAACGCGTGGCCTATGTCATGCTCGATCTCAAAGCGCGTGGCCGCGACGTGCGCCGTTTGGTGACGGGCCTGGAGGACTGGCTGATCGCGACCCTTTCGGCACTCGGCGTCGCCGGTGAGCGGAGCGACAGTGGCGTCGGCGTCTTTGTCGGAGAGGCGAAGATCGCCTCCATCGGCGTCCGCATCCGCCGCTGGGTGTCGTTTCACGGGGTCAGCCTGAACGTCTCCCCGAACCTGGAACACTTCTCAGGCATTGTGCCCTGCGGCCTGCACGGCACGCCCGTGACGAGCCTCGAGGCGCTCGGGGCCGAAACCGACATGGCCCGCGTCGATACGGCCTTGCGGACGAGCTTCGAGAAGGTGTTCGGCCTGCCGGCAGCCTAG
- a CDS encoding TonB-dependent receptor, which yields MELRDSGAATPVRAPGYLSVSKSRLLALSASAAFMLLPGEMVRAQEGAAGAAEGNAEISNTAGTNGEAGAAGPDPEGTPDGATDEPPIETSVPPVVIEQQSDPEPAAPVVTAEPDPDPTPYSRPEPRRRAGTAQPAPSTTVPPSSTADGGFASQEAIEEAIFDLPVDGDTLNRGSSGVDGYFAAGTSSATKTNTLIMNIPGTVSIIPEELAEDQGANTLGQALLYVPGIAVQQGEGHRDQLTFRGQETTADFFVDGVRDDIETFRDLYNVQTIEVLKGPNAMIFGRGGGGGVINRVTKRADGIPIYEATLQLGSWGRARGTADVGQAISPNAAIRLNAMYEDSETFRDFSWLERYGINPTLGFKLGERTTLHFSYEYKTHDQNVDRGGPSIAGVPFEYPIETYFGQPNASFTNFDGHVATATLEHETKGGVQMRNHTFFADYDKLYQNIFASSPVNGPGPGLVELNGYQNSEARQNFVNQTDFSYSFAHGEHFRHTLVGGFEFGIQSNDAFRNLPVFGSPGSDIFTVNVPAANPTIFKRTRYDIPNRRRFTDLDTTSAFIQDQFEITRYFELIGGIRFDRFDVSFEDGLNDFRTSRVDDEWSPRVGGVLKPWENFHLYASYARSFLPANGDNFGALSVTASELEPETFENYETGFKWTIQPRLLLQGAIYQLDRDNQAVTVGPDTFARGLTRTRGQEIEISGYVTDKWQVFGGYAHTESEILYAGDDVALVGNSVESVPVDTFSLWNKYQLTEKWGFGLGVIHQAGWFAEADNAVKVPGYTRVDSAVYYDLNEHWSAQVNIENMFNTEYWISSHNNNNISYGAPTQAFATMKARW from the coding sequence ATGGAACTCCGTGACAGCGGCGCCGCTACACCTGTGCGCGCCCCAGGCTATCTTTCCGTTTCCAAATCAAGGCTCCTGGCGCTTTCCGCGTCCGCGGCGTTCATGCTCCTTCCAGGCGAGATGGTGCGAGCCCAAGAAGGTGCCGCCGGCGCAGCCGAAGGAAATGCGGAGATATCCAACACGGCTGGCACCAACGGCGAAGCGGGCGCTGCCGGCCCGGATCCGGAGGGCACGCCGGACGGCGCTACGGACGAGCCCCCCATCGAGACTTCGGTTCCGCCGGTGGTGATCGAGCAGCAATCAGATCCCGAGCCGGCTGCCCCGGTAGTGACCGCGGAGCCCGACCCGGACCCCACTCCCTACTCCCGCCCCGAGCCGCGCAGGCGAGCCGGCACCGCACAGCCGGCGCCATCGACCACCGTACCACCTTCATCGACCGCAGATGGCGGCTTCGCCTCGCAGGAAGCGATCGAGGAGGCGATCTTCGACCTTCCGGTCGACGGCGACACACTCAATCGCGGCTCGTCCGGCGTCGACGGCTACTTCGCCGCCGGCACGTCCTCGGCGACCAAGACCAATACGCTGATCATGAATATCCCCGGAACCGTCTCCATCATCCCGGAGGAACTCGCCGAGGACCAGGGCGCCAACACGCTCGGCCAGGCCCTGCTCTACGTTCCAGGCATTGCCGTCCAACAGGGCGAGGGACACCGGGACCAGCTCACGTTCCGCGGCCAGGAGACGACGGCCGACTTCTTCGTCGACGGGGTGCGTGACGACATCGAGACCTTCCGTGATCTGTACAACGTCCAGACTATCGAAGTGCTCAAGGGTCCGAACGCAATGATCTTCGGACGTGGCGGCGGCGGCGGCGTCATCAACCGCGTGACCAAGCGCGCGGACGGCATCCCCATCTACGAAGCCACCCTTCAACTGGGAAGCTGGGGCCGCGCGCGCGGAACGGCGGATGTCGGTCAGGCGATCTCGCCCAACGCCGCAATCCGCCTGAACGCCATGTACGAAGACTCCGAGACCTTCCGCGACTTCTCCTGGCTGGAGCGCTACGGCATCAACCCGACCTTGGGCTTCAAGCTCGGCGAGCGCACGACCCTGCATTTCAGTTACGAATACAAGACGCACGATCAGAATGTCGATCGTGGCGGCCCCTCGATCGCAGGCGTGCCGTTCGAGTACCCCATTGAGACCTATTTCGGTCAGCCGAATGCGAGCTTCACGAACTTCGACGGTCACGTGGCGACGGCAACGCTGGAGCACGAGACCAAGGGCGGCGTGCAGATGCGTAACCACACCTTCTTCGCCGACTACGACAAGCTCTACCAGAACATCTTCGCATCTTCGCCGGTCAACGGACCGGGACCGGGCCTCGTCGAACTCAACGGCTATCAGAACTCCGAAGCCCGACAGAACTTCGTGAATCAGACCGACTTCTCCTACTCGTTCGCCCATGGAGAACACTTCCGGCACACATTGGTGGGCGGTTTTGAGTTCGGCATCCAAAGCAATGACGCATTCCGCAATCTGCCGGTCTTCGGTTCTCCGGGCTCAGACATCTTCACGGTCAACGTGCCGGCAGCGAACCCGACGATCTTCAAGAGGACGCGCTACGACATCCCGAACCGGCGCCGCTTCACCGATCTCGACACCACGAGTGCCTTCATCCAAGACCAGTTCGAGATCACACGCTATTTCGAGTTGATCGGCGGCATTCGCTTCGACCGTTTCGATGTGAGCTTCGAGGATGGGCTCAACGACTTCCGGACGTCGCGGGTCGACGACGAGTGGTCGCCGCGCGTGGGTGGCGTTCTCAAGCCTTGGGAGAACTTCCATCTATACGCGAGCTATGCGCGGTCGTTCCTGCCCGCCAACGGCGACAACTTCGGCGCACTCAGCGTCACGGCTTCCGAACTCGAGCCCGAAACGTTTGAAAACTACGAGACGGGCTTCAAGTGGACGATCCAGCCGCGCCTGCTGCTGCAGGGTGCAATATACCAGCTCGATCGCGACAATCAGGCCGTTACTGTCGGCCCCGACACGTTTGCGCGCGGTCTCACGCGTACGCGCGGCCAGGAGATCGAGATCAGCGGCTACGTGACGGACAAGTGGCAAGTCTTCGGCGGCTACGCGCATACGGAATCGGAGATACTCTACGCGGGTGACGACGTGGCGTTGGTCGGAAACTCCGTCGAGTCCGTGCCGGTCGACACCTTCTCCCTATGGAACAAATATCAGCTCACGGAGAAATGGGGCTTTGGCCTTGGCGTCATCCATCAGGCCGGTTGGTTCGCCGAAGCGGACAATGCGGTCAAGGTGCCCGGCTACACCCGCGTCGACAGCGCCGTCTACTACGACCTAAACGAGCACTGGTCCGCGCAGGTCAATATCGAGAACATGTTCAATACGGAGTACTGGATCTCCTCGCACAACAACAACAACATCTCGTACGGCGCACCAACCCAAGCCTTCGCGACCATGAAGGCACGATGGTAG
- a CDS encoding DUF3471 domain-containing protein: MVTLTNGQPIGVAEAIGESFLDVATNGRQTVDWVGFLGMVFEQMAAAEAPEVDYTKVPANPAPARKLATYAGQYANGYYGPLDVSVADRGLSMTMGPVAAPTTFALSHFDGDTFSFKTVGENANGLAGAIFTVGKDGKASKVVLDYYDRTGLGTFVRD; encoded by the coding sequence GTGGTGACTCTGACCAACGGTCAGCCGATCGGCGTTGCCGAGGCGATCGGTGAATCGTTCCTCGACGTCGCGACGAACGGGCGCCAGACCGTCGACTGGGTCGGCTTTCTCGGGATGGTCTTCGAACAGATGGCGGCGGCCGAAGCGCCGGAGGTGGACTACACCAAAGTGCCGGCCAATCCGGCTCCCGCGCGTAAGCTCGCCACCTATGCCGGCCAGTACGCCAACGGGTACTACGGTCCGCTGGACGTCTCTGTGGCGGACCGAGGCCTCTCAATGACGATGGGGCCGGTGGCCGCGCCGACAACGTTTGCGCTGTCCCACTTCGACGGCGACACCTTTAGCTTCAAGACCGTGGGTGAGAATGCCAACGGCCTCGCGGGCGCCATCTTCACCGTCGGCAAGGACGGCAAGGCGTCCAAGGTCGTCCTCGACTACTACGACCGGACGGGACTTGGCACCTTCGTGCGGGACTGA
- a CDS encoding serine hydrolase domain-containing protein translates to MPFPTVSSRTSALHGVRRVLFAALSGVCLACILAAGPAAAEEAEKPLLKAPISPVPPLLDQADIDKATAALDGIVESAVNRTGVPGIAVGVVYKDKVIYAKGFGVREVGKPGKIDPDTVFLLASVSKPIASTVVAKLVGDGVVKWDDPAKEHNPAFALSDAYVAEHATIADLLSHRSGLRTGAGDLLEDLGFDRTYILSHLDQQPLDAFRASYHYSNFGYTSGGIAAAAAAGKSWEELAEEALFVPAGMETASYRHADYLAHEDRAHIHKRLPDGSWDALYDRNADAEAPAGGASASLNDVLRFLRLQLANGTLDGKEIIDADALGAPRAPEVIPGSPRSVASRTGFYGFGWNVGYDDHGRVRVRPFGRIRTRYRNQHHLLAWRGCRRGDSDQRSADRRCRGDR, encoded by the coding sequence ATGCCATTTCCCACCGTCTCGAGCCGCACTTCCGCACTTCATGGTGTTCGCCGCGTGCTCTTCGCCGCATTGAGCGGCGTCTGCCTGGCTTGCATCCTGGCTGCCGGGCCAGCCGCGGCGGAAGAGGCGGAGAAACCGCTGCTGAAGGCGCCGATCTCGCCGGTGCCGCCGCTTCTCGACCAAGCCGACATCGACAAGGCCACGGCCGCGCTCGACGGCATCGTCGAGAGCGCCGTGAACAGAACAGGGGTCCCCGGCATCGCGGTCGGTGTCGTCTACAAGGACAAGGTGATCTACGCCAAAGGATTCGGTGTTCGGGAAGTGGGCAAGCCGGGCAAGATCGATCCCGACACGGTATTCCTGCTGGCTTCGGTGTCGAAGCCAATTGCGTCGACGGTCGTCGCCAAGCTGGTCGGAGATGGCGTCGTCAAATGGGACGATCCGGCAAAGGAGCACAACCCCGCTTTCGCCCTGAGCGACGCTTACGTCGCCGAGCACGCTACGATCGCCGATCTCCTGTCGCATCGGAGCGGTCTTCGTACGGGGGCAGGCGATCTCCTCGAGGATCTCGGATTCGACCGGACCTACATCTTGTCGCATCTCGACCAGCAGCCGCTCGATGCGTTCCGCGCGAGCTATCACTACTCCAATTTCGGGTATACGTCGGGCGGCATCGCCGCCGCGGCCGCGGCGGGTAAGAGCTGGGAAGAGCTTGCCGAGGAGGCGCTTTTCGTGCCGGCGGGCATGGAGACCGCCAGCTATCGCCACGCGGACTATCTTGCGCACGAGGACCGGGCGCATATCCACAAGCGCCTACCGGACGGGTCCTGGGACGCTCTGTACGATCGCAACGCGGACGCCGAGGCGCCTGCCGGCGGCGCTAGCGCCTCGCTCAACGACGTGCTGCGTTTCCTGCGTCTGCAACTTGCCAATGGCACGCTGGATGGCAAGGAGATCATCGATGCCGACGCGCTTGGCGCGCCCCGCGCGCCAGAGGTCATTCCCGGGTCTCCGCGCTCCGTCGCCAGCCGGACCGGCTTCTATGGCTTCGGCTGGAACGTCGGCTACGACGACCACGGCCGCGTCCGCGTCAGGCCATTCGGGCGCATTCGAACTCGGTACCGCAACCAACATCATCTTCTTGCCTGGCGAGGATGTCGGCGTGGTGACTCTGACCAACGGTCAGCCGATCGGCGTTGCCGAGGCGATCGGTGA
- a CDS encoding mechanosensitive ion channel family protein: MNDDIAIDTYARLRSITGNGELSILLLLAGAVAIAVALHAVAMLVLCRLIKRDSIASSILKRIGGPTRLAMVLLALVLALPVAEFNAEFAEVTRQLLKVGVVVLLGWSAAIAINATARRVARRHDIGVEDNLTARRIHTQINILRRTSLVGVFLLTLGTSLMIFPAVRSFGVSLFASAGAAGLVLGFAARPILTNLIAGMQIALTQPIRIDDVLIVEGEWGWVEEITTTYVVIRIWDQRRLIVPLSHFIEKPFENWTRESAAILGVVLWHLDYRAPIAEMRTKLEELLYANKLWDGKVANLQVVDSGVSTITVRALMSARNSPTAWDLRCEIREQMLEWLRAEHPDALPRIRALLDEPRPGVGRGAALEDVLSS; encoded by the coding sequence ATGAACGATGACATTGCCATCGACACCTATGCGCGGCTGCGCTCCATTACCGGAAACGGGGAACTTTCGATCTTGCTCCTGCTCGCAGGCGCTGTCGCGATTGCCGTAGCGCTGCATGCCGTGGCGATGTTGGTGCTCTGCCGTCTGATCAAGCGCGACAGCATCGCGAGTTCGATCCTCAAGCGGATCGGTGGCCCGACGCGCCTTGCGATGGTGCTCTTGGCGCTTGTCCTGGCGCTGCCGGTCGCGGAGTTCAACGCCGAGTTCGCGGAGGTCACACGGCAGCTCTTGAAGGTCGGGGTTGTTGTGCTGCTCGGCTGGAGCGCGGCGATAGCCATCAATGCCACGGCCCGGCGTGTCGCCCGTCGCCACGACATCGGCGTCGAGGACAATCTCACGGCCCGTCGCATCCATACGCAGATCAATATCCTGCGGCGAACTTCGCTCGTCGGCGTGTTCCTGCTGACGCTCGGTACGAGCCTCATGATCTTTCCTGCTGTGCGTTCGTTCGGCGTCAGTCTGTTCGCGTCCGCGGGCGCCGCGGGCCTCGTGCTTGGCTTTGCCGCCCGGCCGATCCTCACCAATCTGATTGCCGGGATGCAGATCGCGCTTACCCAGCCGATCCGTATCGACGATGTACTCATCGTCGAAGGAGAGTGGGGGTGGGTCGAGGAAATCACCACGACTTATGTGGTGATCCGCATCTGGGATCAGCGCCGGCTGATCGTGCCGCTGTCCCATTTCATCGAGAAGCCTTTCGAGAACTGGACGCGGGAGAGCGCGGCCATCCTCGGCGTCGTGCTTTGGCATCTCGACTACCGCGCCCCGATTGCGGAGATGCGCACGAAGCTCGAAGAGCTGCTCTATGCGAACAAGTTATGGGACGGGAAGGTTGCGAACCTGCAGGTCGTCGACTCCGGCGTCTCGACCATCACGGTGCGGGCCTTGATGAGCGCGCGGAACTCGCCGACCGCCTGGGACCTCCGCTGCGAGATTCGCGAGCAGATGCTGGAGTGGTTGCGCGCCGAGCATCCGGATGCCCTTCCGCGCATCCGTGCCCTGCTGGACGAGCCGCGGCCGGGGGTCGGGCGCGGGGCCGCACTGGAGGACGTGCTGTCTTCCTAG